One part of the Magallana gigas chromosome 5, xbMagGiga1.1, whole genome shotgun sequence genome encodes these proteins:
- the LOC105317344 gene encoding G-protein coupled receptor 83 isoform X1: MFAHRTQSTPCIRDSITDQSSHHNQGLVYKRKPHHQEWCTWKKCFGTIACNSEFDTSSSLHSGLWTSKNIMDDNLTESFGSLQNQCFSWMLNSLTRPNVTLEEINQQHTRRFYGGLALLGFVIVAGMIGNVHVLVLYYRKFKVSNYRLFIIWLSCLGILNCCISAPLIIFYLVHSMTYPSNMLCKFTRFMLYFFAVASTSAMVVIAIERYRKIMTPHSTQISLRMAKIMCLFSLVVAGFLSWPAPILFGITRVPTGVRGLDGARCLMDDTYKDTVYMPIYHFSTLLYFVIVSIWLIVVYVCIAKRVLKSGKFKDRVSSVALNPNASTRGSNGSCISKSVTKTFTFLAVTFAYIACATPHHVSALLFFLTRDLDCKLSLPEAQVYYTFVWSYFLNGAINPCIYAYRDKKFREELKSLYGRCRTPYSADK; the protein is encoded by the exons ATGTTCGCTCATCGAACACAATCAACGCCCTGTATAAGAGACAGCATCACAGACCAATCATCTCATCACAATCAAGGCCTTGTATATAAGAGGAAGCCTCATCACCAGGAATGGTGTACGTGGAAGAAGTGCTTCGGGACCATCGCTTGCAACAGTGAGTTCGACACGTCTTCATCATTGCATAGCGGCCTTTGG acatctaaaaatatcATGGACGACAATCTTACGGAATCCTTTGGATCGTTGCAGAATCAGTGTTTTTCTTGGATGTTGAACAGCCTTACACGACCCAATGTGACGCTTGAGGAAATAAACCAGCAACACACACGTCGTTTCTACGGAGGTCTGGCGTTGCTAGGCTTTGTCATTGTGGCGGGAATGATCGGGAATGTGCACGTGTTGGTCCTGTACTACCGGAAATTTAAGGTCTCCAACTATCGTCTGTTCATAATCTGGCTGAGTTGTCTGGGCATACTTAACTGCTGTATCAGTGCCCCACTCATTATATTTTACCTGGTGCACTCGATGACGTACCCGTCAAATATGCTCTGTAAGTTTACCCGGTTCATGTTGTACTTTTTTGCCGTAGCTTCTACTTCCGCTATGGTTGTCATAGCAATTGAGCGATACCGAAAAATCATGACTCCACATTCAACGCAGATTTCTCTAAGGATGGCGAAGATAATGTGCCTTTTTAGTCTGGTTGTTGCAGGATTTCTGTCGTGGCCGGCTCCCATTCTATTTGGAATAACTCGAGTTCCAACCGGGGTAAGAGGTCTAGACGGAGCGCGTTGTTTAATGGACGACACGTACAAAGATACGGTCTATATGCCGATTTACCATTTCTCCACGCTTCTTTATTTTGTGATAGTCTCCATTTGGCTTATTGTTGTGTACGTCTGTATCGCCAAAAGAGTCCTGAAGTCTGGAAAATTCAAAGACCGAGTAAGCTCCGTGGCCCTGAATCCAAATGCCAGTACGCGAGGGTCCAACGGAAGTTGCATTTCCAAATCGGTCACTAAAACGTTCACGTTTCTGGCCGTGACATTCGCTTACATCGCTTGCGCCACTCCTCATCACGTGTCGGCGCTGCTTTTCTTCCTGACACGTGACCTGGACTGTAAGCTGTCCCTTCCAGAGGCCCAGGTTTACTATACCTTTGTGTGGTCGTACTTCCTGAATGGAGCCATCAACCCGTGTATCTATGCTTACCGTGACAAGAAGTTTCGGGAGGAACTGAAGTCACTGTACGGCCGTTGTCGAACACCGTACAGTGCGGACAAATGA
- the LOC105317344 gene encoding G-protein coupled receptor 83 isoform X2, whose translation MDDNLTESFGSLQNQCFSWMLNSLTRPNVTLEEINQQHTRRFYGGLALLGFVIVAGMIGNVHVLVLYYRKFKVSNYRLFIIWLSCLGILNCCISAPLIIFYLVHSMTYPSNMLCKFTRFMLYFFAVASTSAMVVIAIERYRKIMTPHSTQISLRMAKIMCLFSLVVAGFLSWPAPILFGITRVPTGVRGLDGARCLMDDTYKDTVYMPIYHFSTLLYFVIVSIWLIVVYVCIAKRVLKSGKFKDRVSSVALNPNASTRGSNGSCISKSVTKTFTFLAVTFAYIACATPHHVSALLFFLTRDLDCKLSLPEAQVYYTFVWSYFLNGAINPCIYAYRDKKFREELKSLYGRCRTPYSADK comes from the coding sequence ATGGACGACAATCTTACGGAATCCTTTGGATCGTTGCAGAATCAGTGTTTTTCTTGGATGTTGAACAGCCTTACACGACCCAATGTGACGCTTGAGGAAATAAACCAGCAACACACACGTCGTTTCTACGGAGGTCTGGCGTTGCTAGGCTTTGTCATTGTGGCGGGAATGATCGGGAATGTGCACGTGTTGGTCCTGTACTACCGGAAATTTAAGGTCTCCAACTATCGTCTGTTCATAATCTGGCTGAGTTGTCTGGGCATACTTAACTGCTGTATCAGTGCCCCACTCATTATATTTTACCTGGTGCACTCGATGACGTACCCGTCAAATATGCTCTGTAAGTTTACCCGGTTCATGTTGTACTTTTTTGCCGTAGCTTCTACTTCCGCTATGGTTGTCATAGCAATTGAGCGATACCGAAAAATCATGACTCCACATTCAACGCAGATTTCTCTAAGGATGGCGAAGATAATGTGCCTTTTTAGTCTGGTTGTTGCAGGATTTCTGTCGTGGCCGGCTCCCATTCTATTTGGAATAACTCGAGTTCCAACCGGGGTAAGAGGTCTAGACGGAGCGCGTTGTTTAATGGACGACACGTACAAAGATACGGTCTATATGCCGATTTACCATTTCTCCACGCTTCTTTATTTTGTGATAGTCTCCATTTGGCTTATTGTTGTGTACGTCTGTATCGCCAAAAGAGTCCTGAAGTCTGGAAAATTCAAAGACCGAGTAAGCTCCGTGGCCCTGAATCCAAATGCCAGTACGCGAGGGTCCAACGGAAGTTGCATTTCCAAATCGGTCACTAAAACGTTCACGTTTCTGGCCGTGACATTCGCTTACATCGCTTGCGCCACTCCTCATCACGTGTCGGCGCTGCTTTTCTTCCTGACACGTGACCTGGACTGTAAGCTGTCCCTTCCAGAGGCCCAGGTTTACTATACCTTTGTGTGGTCGTACTTCCTGAATGGAGCCATCAACCCGTGTATCTATGCTTACCGTGACAAGAAGTTTCGGGAGGAACTGAAGTCACTGTACGGCCGTTGTCGAACACCGTACAGTGCGGACAAATGA